A genomic region of Lytechinus pictus isolate F3 Inbred chromosome 2, Lp3.0, whole genome shotgun sequence contains the following coding sequences:
- the LOC129253798 gene encoding cilia- and flagella-associated protein 418-like, with amino-acid sequence MPHTSDYVPVLVIHKHISAFFHQDMADDLDDLLNEVETKFFTKSPAKSGSEDRAISANSRLKSKPKLSKSATAKSKEKDELDSIIDDIIDVPEPLATISHRSGPPSQSSSSRSGGVNGVSSERRCFPVYLGGSSTAMGVGSTVVQKACDQLRCTSCDFKIVFYDDYEWDQSCNYLFFRNNVPDFQKLRAKLRKKKGCRAYACQCCWRSIRTLTNLSEDHDLKWVCGKHVR; translated from the exons ATGCCGCACACGTCGGACTACGTACCGGTACTCGTCATTCACAAGCACATCTCGGCTTTTTTTCACCAGGATATGGCTGACGACTTAGATGATCTCCTGAACGAGGTCGAGACCAAGTTCTTTACGAAGTCCCCAGCAAAGTCAGGGTCAGAAGACAGGGCGATTAGTGCGAATTCAAGACTGAAATCGAAGCCAAAACTGAGCAAAAG TGCTACTGCTAAATCAAAGGAGAAGGATGAGCTAGATTCTATCATTGATGACATCATAGATGTACCGGAGCCTTTG GCGACCATATCACATCGATCAGGACCGCCTTCCCAATCTTCCTCTTCTAGATCAGGTGGTGTGAATGGGGTATCTTCAGAGAGGAGATGCTTTCCGGTATACTTAGGTGGTAGTTCAACAGCAATGGGTGTGGGATCCACAGTTGTACAGAA GGCCTGTGATCAGCTGCGCTGTACCTCCTGTGATTTCAAAATAGTgttttatgatgattatgaatggGACCAAAGCTGCAATTATCTCTTCTTCAGGAATAACGTTCCAGACTTCCAGAAACTGCGTGCAAAACtcagaaaaaagaaag GTTGTAGGGCATATGCATGCCAGTGCTGCTGGAGGTCAATCAGAACTCTTACAAATCTTAGCGAGGATCATGATCTCAAATGGGTTTGTGGCAAGCATGTCAGGTGA
- the LOC129253797 gene encoding p53 and DNA damage-regulated protein 1-like, with product MSRSRDTNFVLTHLGELEALAEEILTEKQQIVDLDRKRNQSREAVRALKNQTESQKSKKEVKTWVSFGNTFIKFPAKNVKTMLTDDQKKLDEEINDLRNGLKPKVAKLREMEGQEEKKGFDLKAMSRDELKAVYHPTGFQGNT from the exons ATGTCCAGATCCAGAGATACGAACTTCGTCTTAACGCATCTTGGTGAATTAGAGGCACTTGCAGAAGAAATTCTCACCGAAAAACAGCAG ATTGTAGATCTTGATCGAAAGAGAAACCAAAGCAGAGAAGCAGTTCGAGCACTCAAAAACCAGACAGAATCTCAGAAGAGTAAAAAGG AAGTCAAAACATGGGTCAGCTTCGGGAACACTTTCATCAAATTTCCAGCCAAGAATGTCAAGACGATGCTGACCGATG ATCAGAAGAAGCTGGACGAAGAGATCAATGATCTGAGGAATGGATTAAAGCCAAAGGTTGCCAAACTTAGAGAAATGGAAG GTCAAGAAGAGAAAAAGGGGTTTGATCTGAAGGCAATGTCTCGGGATGAACTGAAGGCAGTGTACCATCCTACAGGCTTCCAAGGCAACACCTGA